Part of the Paenibacillus terrae HPL-003 genome is shown below.
AAACCACATCAATATCCTGTTCTCCGTCAATATGACGCAGAAGATTCTGGTTCTCATAAAACGTGAGGAGTGGTGCTGTTTTATTACTATATTCGTCAAGCCGTGTTCTTACGCTATCTTCGTTGTCGTCAGGGCGCTGGTAGAGCTCCCCGCCGTCTTTATCACAGATGCCTTCAACCTTAGGAGGATTAAAGACAACATGATAGCTAGATCCACAGGTTTTGCAAACCCGCCGTCCTGTGATTCGTACCAACAATTTGTCACGATCCACTTTCAGGTTGATGACGTCATCAAGTTTCGTATTTAAACGACCCAAAATTTGATCCAAGGCTTCAGCCTGAGCTAAAGTTCTAGGAAAACCGTCCAGCAAGAAACCTTTCTTACAGTCCGGCTGTTGTAGCCGTTCTTCAACGATACCAATCGTTACGTCATCTGGAACAAGTTCACCCTTGTCGATATATTCTTTGGCTTTAATGCCAATAGGTGTTCCCTGTTTC
Proteins encoded:
- a CDS encoding adenylate kinase, with the protein product MNILIMGPPGAGKGTQADVIVKEFGIPHISTGDAFRLAMKQGTPIGIKAKEYIDKGELVPDDVTIGIVEERLQQPDCKKGFLLDGFPRTLAQAEALDQILGRLNTKLDDVINLKVDRDKLLVRITGRRVCKTCGSSYHVVFNPPKVEGICDKDGGELYQRPDDNEDSVRTRLDEYSNKTAPLLTFYENQNLLRHIDGEQDIDVVSQNIVSLLRG